Proteins encoded together in one Camelina sativa cultivar DH55 chromosome 9, Cs, whole genome shotgun sequence window:
- the LOC104713129 gene encoding pentatricopeptide repeat-containing protein At1g74900, mitochondrial: protein MKRLFNTSAAGVNLKQPPADSAAIAKLILSSPTTTHQTLDDDQSPLSIKTTPWTPHLVNSILKRLWNHGPKALQFFHFLDTHHRNYIHDASSFDLAIDIAARLHLHTTVWSLIHRMRSLRIGPSPKTFAIVAERYASAGKPDKAVKLFLNMHEHGCFQDLASFNTILDVLCKSKRVEKAYELFRALRGRFSADTVTYNVIVNGWCLIKRTPKALEVLKEMVERGINPNLTTYNTMLKGFFRSGQIRQAWEFFLEMKKRDCEIDVVTYTTVVHGFGVAGEINRARNVFDEMIREGVLPSVATYNAMIQVLCKKDSVENAVVMFEEMVRKGYEPNVTTYNVLIRGLFHSGKFSRGEELMQRMEDEGCKPNFQTYNMMIRYYSECSEIEKALCLFEKMGSGDCLPNLDTYNILISGMFVRKRSEDMVVAGKLLLEMVERGFIPRKFTFNRVLNGLLLTGNQTFAKEILRLQSKSGSRLLRKFRL from the coding sequence ATGAAACGTCTTTTTAATACTTCGGCCGCCGGAGTAAATCTGAAACAACCACCGGCAGATTCCGCCGCCATAGCTAAACTAATCCTCTCATCTCCCACCACAACTCACCAAACGCTAGACGACGATCAATCTCCACTCTCAATCAAAACAACACCATGGACTCCACATCTCGTGAACTCTATCCTCAAACGCCTCTGGAACCACGGTCCTAAAGCTCTCCAATTCTTCCACTTCCTCGACACTCACCACCGCAATTACATCCACGATGCTTCATCCTTCGACCTCGCGATCGACATCGCCGCCCGTCTTCACCTCCACACCACCGTCTGGTCACTCATTCACCGTATGCGCTCTCTCCGCATCGGTCCTTCTCCCAAAACCTTCGCAATCGTCGCCGAGAGGTACGCTTCCGCCGGGAAACCTGATAAAGCGGTAAAGCTGTTTCTAAATATGCACGAGCATGGTTGTTTTCAGGATTTGGCTTCTTTCAATACGATTCTCGATGTGTTGTGTAAATCCAAACGCGTTGAGAAAGCTTATGAGTTGTTTAGGGCTCTTAGGGGAAGGTTTAGTGCTGATACGGTTACCTACAATGTGATTGTTAATGGTTGGTGTTTGATTAAACGTACGCCTAAGGCTTTGGAAGTTTTGAAAGAGATGGTTGAGAGAGggataaaccctaatttgacTACTTATAACACAATGCTCAAAGGTTTTTTCCGATCTGGTCAGATTAGACAAGCTTGGGAATTTTTCTTGGAGATGAAGAAACGGGATTGTGAAATCGATGTTGTTACTTATACTACTGTTGTTCACGGGTTTGGTGTCGCCGGGGAGATTAACAGGGCGAGGAATGTTTTCGATGAGATGATTAGAGAAGGTGTGCTTCCTTCTGTTGCGACTTACAATGCTATGATTCAAGTTTTGTGTAAGAAAGATAGCGTTGAGAATGCGGTTGTGATGTTTGAGGAGATGGTGAGGAAGGGTTATGAACCGAATGTGACTACTTATAATGTGTTGATAAGAGGGTTGTTTCACTCTGGAAAGTTCAGTCGTGGAGAGGAGTTGATGCAGAGAATGGAAGATGAAGGCTGTAAGCCAAACTTCCAGACATACAATATGATGATACGCTATTATTCAGAATGCAGTGAGATCGAGAAAGCGTTGTGTTTGTTTGAGAAGATGGGGAGTGGGGATTGTTTGCCAAATCTGGATACTTATAACATACTGATTAGTGGGATGTTTGTGAGGAAAAGATCGGAAGATATGGTGGTCGCTGGTAAACTATTGCTTGAGATGGTTGAGAGAGGATTTATACCCCGGAAATTCACTTTTAATCGAGTTCTGAATGGGCTTCTTCTGACTGGGAATCAGACTTTTGCAAAGGAGATTTTGAGATTGCAGAGTAAATCTGGTAGCCGGCTTCTCCGGAAGTTCAGGCTATGA
- the LOC104713130 gene encoding mannose-1-phosphate guanyltransferase alpha-B, whose amino-acid sequence MGSSMEEKVVAVIMVGGPTKGTRFRPLSLNIPKPLFPIAGQPMVHHPISACKRIPNLAQIYLVGFYEEREFALYVSAISNELKVPVRYLREDKPHGSAGGLYHFRNLIMEDSPSHIFLLNCDVCCSFPLPEMLEAHRGYGGIGTLLVIKGSPESASQFGELVADPVTNELLHYTEKPETFVSDRINCGVYVFTPEIFNAIGDVSTQRKDRATLKRVSSFEALQPATRIPTDFVRLDQDILSPLAGKKQLYTYETMDFWEQIKSPGMSLRCSGLYLSQFRLTSPQLLASGDGTSIAIVIGDVYIHPSAKVHPTAKIGPNVSISANARVGPGVRLMSCIILDDVEIMENAVVTNAIVGWKSSIGRWSRVQAEGVYNTKLGVTILGDSVSVEDEVVVTSSIVLPNKTLNVSVQDEIIL is encoded by the exons ATGGGAAGCTCAATGGAGGAGAAAGTGGTGGCTGTGATCATGGTCGGTGGTCCAACCAAAG GTACTCGGTTTCGACCATTGTCACTGAATATTCCAAAGCCTCTGTTTCCTATTGCGGGACAACCAATGGTGCATCATCCAATTTCAGCTTGTAAAAGA ATTCCAAATTTAGCTCAAATATATCTTGTTGGCTTCTATGAGGAAAGGGAATTTGCACTTTATGTCTCAGCCATCTCTAATGAACTCAAAGTTCCTGTTAG ATATCTCCGAGAAGACAAACCACATGGTTCAGCTGGTGGGCTGTATCACTTTAGAAATCTAATTATGGAGGATAGCCCG TCTCATATATTCCTGCTTAACTGTGATGTTTGCTGCAGTTTCCCCTTGCCGGAAATGCTTG AGGCTCACAGGGGATATGGTGGAATCGGAACTCTTCTTGTGATCAAG gGCTCTCCTGAATCAGCCAGCCAATTTGGAGAATTGGTTGCAGATCCAGTTACTAATGAGCTGCTTCATTACACCGAGAAACCCGAAACTTTT GTCAGTGATCGTATTAACTGCGGTGTTTATGTATTTACACCTGAAATTTTTAATGCCATAGGAGATGTTTCTACTCAGAGGAAAGATAGAG CAACTCTAAAACGTGTTTCCAGCTTCGAAGCTCTTCAACCGGCAACAAG GATCCCGACAGATTTTGTAAGACTAGATCAAGATATCCTTTCTCCTCTAGCTGGAAAGAAACAGCTATACACATATGAAACTATGGACTTCTGGGAGCAAATTAAATCTCCAGG AATGTCACTGAGGTGTTCCGGACTCTATCTTTCCCAATTCCGCTTGACCTCTCCCCAACTGTTGGCTAGTGGTGATGGAACAAGTATTGCAATTGTAATTGGTGATGTTTACATACATCCTTCTGCAAAAGTACACCCAACTGCTAAG ATTGGTCCTAACGTCTCAATCTCTGCAAATGCTCGTGTTGGACCGGGTGTCAGGCTTATGAGCTGTATCATCCTTGACGATGTGGAGATCATG GAAAATGCTGTGGTGACTAATGCAATTGTTGGGTGGAAATCTTCTATTGGGAGATGGTCCCGCGTCCAG GCTGAGGGAGTCTACAATACCAAACTCGGAGTTACAATTCTCg GAGACTCGGTTTCAGTTGAAGACGAGGTTGTGGTGACCAGCAGTATTGTTCTTCCAAACAAGACACTCAATGTCAGTGTTCAAGACGAGATCATACTGTAa
- the LOC104713131 gene encoding betaine aldehyde dehydrogenase 1, chloroplastic, which yields MAIPMPTRQLFIDGEWREPILKNRRIPIVNPATEEVIGDIPAATSEDVDVAVNAARRAFSRNKGKDWAKAPGALRAKYLRAIAAKVNERKSDLAKLEALDCGKPLDEAVWDMEDVAGCFEFYADLAEGLDAKQKAPVSLPMETFKSYVLKQPLGVVGLITPWNYPLLMAVWKVAPSLAAGCTAVLKPSELASVTCLELADICREVGLPPGVLNVLTGLGSEAGAPLSSHPGVDKIAFTGSFATGSKVMAAAAQLVKPVSMELGGKSPLIVFDDVDLDKAAEWALFGCFWTNGQICSATSRLLVHENIAAEFIEKLVKWSKNLKISDPMEEGCRLGPVVSKGQYEKILKFVSTAKSEGATILHGGSRPEHLGKGFFIEPAIITDVTTSMQIWREEVFGPVLCVKTFATEDEAIELANDSHYGLGAAVISNDTERCDRVSQAFEAGIVWINCSQPCFTQAPWGGVKRSGFGRELGEWGLDNYLSVKQVTLYTSNDPWGWYKSPN from the exons atggcgATTCCGATGCCAACTCGTCAGCTATTCATCGACGGTGAGTGGAGAGAGCCCATCTTGAAGAATCGAAGAATCCCGATCGTGAATCCGGCTACCGAAGAGGTCATTG GTGATATCCCTGCAGCTACATCGGAGGATGTGGATGTTGCAGTCAACGCTGCTCGAAGAGCTTTTTCAAGGAATAAAGGGAAAGATTGGGCTAAAGCACCAGGAGCTCTTCGTGCTAAGTATCTACGTGCTATTGCCGCTAAG GTAAATGAAAGGAAGTCAGATCTGGCTAAGCTTGAGGCGCTTGATTGTGGTAAACCATTGGATGAAGCAGTCTGGGATATG GAAGACGTTGCTggatgttttgaattttatgctGACCTTGCTGAAGGATTAGATGCTAAGCAGAAAGCTCCTGTCTCGCTTCCCATGGAGACTTTTAAGAGTTATGTTCTGAAGCAACCTCTTGGTGTTGTGGGACTTATTACACCATG GAATTACCCCCTTTTGATGGCTGTTTGGAAGGTGGCTCCTTCACTTGCTGCAGGGTGCACTGCGGTTCTCAAGCCATCAGAGCTGGCATCCGT CACTTGTTTGGAGCTTGCTGATATTTGTCGAGAAGTTGGTCTTCCTCCTGGTGTCCTCAATGTTTTGACTGGTTTAGGTTCGGAAGCTGGTGCTCCTTTGTCATCACACCCTGGTGTGGACAAG ATTGCATTTACTGGAAGTTTTGCCACAGGAAGTAAGGTCATGGCAGCTGCTGCTCAGTTGGTGAAG CCTGTTTCTATGGAGCTTGGTGGGAAGAGCCCTCTCATTGTGTTCGATGACGTTGATCTTGATAAAG CTGCTGAATGGGCTCTCTTTGGTTGCTTCTGGACAAATGGTCAAATCTGCAGTGCGACTTCCCGCCTTCTTGTTCAT GAAAACATCGCAGCTGAATTTATAGAAAAGCTTGTGAAGTGGAGCAAGAACCTTAAAATTTCAGACCCCATGGAAGAAGGATGTAGGCTTGGTCCTGTCGTTAGCAAAGGACAG TACGAGAAGATATTGAAGTTTGTCTCAACGGCTAAGAGTGAAGGAGCAACGATCTTGCATGGTGGTTCCCGACCTGAG CATCTAGGAAAGGGCTTCTTCATTGAACCAGCCATCATAACTGATGTAACCACTTCGATGCAAATATGGAGAGAAGAGGTTTTCGGGCCTGTTCTTTGCGTGAAAACATTTGCCACTGAGGACGAGGCAATTGAGCTAGCAAATGACTCCCA TTACGGACTAGGAGCTGCAGTGATATCTAATGATACAGAAAGATGTGACCGTGTAAGCCAG GCCTTTGAAGCTGGGATTGTGTGGATTAACTGCTCACAGCCTTGCTTTACTCAAGCCCCATGGGGTGGAGTCAAACGCAGTGGGTTTGGACGTGAACTTGGAGAATG GGGACTTGATAACTACTTGAGTGTGAAGCAAGTGACTCTCTACACTTCAAACGATCCATGGGGATGGTACAAATCCCCCAACTAA
- the LOC104713132 gene encoding ethylene-responsive transcription factor ERF018-like: MVKQAKAMKEEEEKRNTAMQSKYKGVRKRKWGKWVSEIRLPHSRERIWLGSYDTPEKAARAFDAAQFCLRGRDAGFNFPDNPPSISGGRSLTPPEIQEAAARFANNTTTQDQEEEESGLVLGSEEIRPESPSTSASVATTTSTVDYDLSFLDLLPMDFGVFPEFYDFSDDFSGDRFTEILPIEDYGGDSLLEQSLLLWDF, translated from the coding sequence ATGGTGAAGCAAGCGAAAGCGatgaaagaagaggaagagaagagaaacacGGCGATGCAGTCCAAATACAAAGGAGTGAGGAAGAGGAAATGGGGCAAATGGGTTTCTGAGATCAGACTCCCACACAGCAGAGAACGTATCTGGTTAGGCTCTTACGACACCCCCGAGAAAGCTGCCCGTGCTTTCGACGCCGCTCAGTTTTGCCTCCGCGGCCGCGACGCCGGTTTCAATTTCCCTGATAACCCACCCTCTATCTCCGGAGGCAGGTCTTTGACCCCTCCTGAGATCCAAGAAGCGGCTGCTCGTTTCGCCAACAACACCACTACccaagatcaagaagaagaagaatcgggTTTAGTGCTCGGATCCGAGGAGATCCGACCTGAGTCTCCTTCCACCTCTGCATCTGTCGCTACTACTACATCGACGGTGGACTATGATCTTTCGTTTTTGGATTTGCTTCCGATGGATTTCGGGGTGTTTCCTGAGTTTTATGACTTCTCCGACGACTTCTCCGGTGATCGTTTTACAGAGATTTTACCAATCGAAGACTACGGAGGAGATAGTTTATTAGAacaatctttgcttctttgggATTTTTGA
- the LOC104713133 gene encoding uncharacterized protein LOC104713133, producing the protein MILSKRPHLMIRKLSEMLVPRSRSAIQPEDYTASPRSPLDLKFPSPVSSKRFGSGGVGLGIVAALEETSIGINRNDPVRYSGRFRCPEIDLSDEEYTYVTSPNGPTKVYYNDDDGFELFENEYPVVVQKPMVIADEPPVIKRQSFRASSTEFLSSCCLCQKKLQGKDIYMYKGEMGFCSAECRSVQIMNDERKEQCKKVSRNVEFASSPYTAGQTGIFVF; encoded by the exons ATGATACTAAGCAAGAGACCTCATCTAATGATCCGTAAACTGTCTGAGATGTTGGTTCCAAGAAGCAGATCTGCTATCCAACCTGAAGATTACACGGCCAGTCCCAGAAGTCCGTTGGATTTGAAATTCCCATCACCGGTTAGCTCGAAACGGTTCGGTTCCGGTGGTGTCGGTTTGGGTATCGTAGCTGCGTTAGAGGAAACCAGCATCGGGATTAACCGGAACGATCCGGTTCGTTACTCAGGGAGATTCCGGTGCCCGGAGATTGATCTGTCCGATGAGGAATACACTTACGTCACCAGCCCAAACGGGCCGACCAAAGTGTATTACAACGACGATGACGGGTTTGAATTGTTTGAAAACGAGTATCCCGTAGTGGTGCAGAAGCCTATGGTTATCGCAGATGAACCACCGGTTATTAAAAGACAGAGTTTTAGGGCTTCTTCGACAGAGTTTCTGAGTTCTTGTTGCTTGTGTCAGAAGAAACTTCAAGGCAAAGACATTTACATGTACAA AGGAGAGATGGGGTTTTGTAGTGCTGAATGCAGATCAGTTCAAATAATGAATGACGAACGAAAAGAGCAATGTAAAAAAGTTTCAAGAAATGTGGAGTTTGCGAGCTCTCCATACACCGCCGGGCAGACCGGAATATTCGTATTTTAG
- the LOC104713134 gene encoding protein TIFY 10B codes for MSSSAECWDFSGRKPSFSQTCSRLSRYLKEKGTFGDLTLGMTCKPDLNGGGGFAASRQPTMMNLFPCEVSGMDSLAGQDIKPKDMFPRQSSFSSSSSSGTKEEVQMIKEETKSVKLESQSAPLTIFYGGRVMVFDDFSADKAKEVIDLANKGSAKSFTHEVNQIAYTQNFAKTQTEIAASTNLAGSPIKTAAQLEPIQPNPSSLACELPIARRASLHRFLEKRKDRITSKAPYQIDGSAEASSKPNPAWLGSR; via the exons ATGTCGAGTTCTGCCGAGTGTTGGGACTTCTCTGGTCGTAAACCAAGCTTTTCACAGACTTGTAGTCGATTGAGTCGTTATCTTAAGGAGAAGGGTACTTTTGGAGATCTCACCTTAGGCATGACATGCAAACCCGACCTCAATG gaGGAGGAGGTTTTGCTGCGTCACGTCAGCCTACGATGATGAATCTGTTCCCTTGTGAAGTTTCTGGAATGGATTCTTTGGCTGGTCAAGACATTAAACCCAAGGATATGTTTCCCAGACAAtcaagcttttcttcttcctcttcctctggtACTAAAGAAGAAGTTCAGATGATCAAAGAAGAGACTAA ATCTGTGAAGCTGGAGTCTCAATCTGCTCCATTGACTATATTCTACGGTGGTCGAGTTATGgtgtttgatgatttttctgCTGATAAAGCTAAAGAAGTCATTGATTTGGCTAACAAAGGAAGTGCCAAAAGCTTTACACATGAAGTGAACCAGATTGCTTATACTCAAAACTTTGCCAAGACTCAAACAGAGATTGCTGCTAGCACCAATCTAGCTGGGAGTCCTATCAAAACTGCAGCACAGCTAGAGCCTATCCAGCCCAACCCGTCCTCTTTAGCCTGCG AACTCCCCATTGCTAGAAGAGCTTCACTTCATCGATTCCTAGAGAAGAGGAAGGATAG GATTACATCAAAGGCACCATACCAGATAGATGGGTCAGCTGAGGCGTCTTCCAAGCCTAACCCAGCTTGGCTTGGTTCGCGGTAA
- the LOC104713135 gene encoding two-component response regulator ARR1-like, which produces MQQGRDGIVSLLRKNKHGFDIVISDVHMPGMDGFELLEHVGFEMEDLPVILMSVDDSKSVVLKGVTHGAVDYLIKPVRMEALKNIWQHVVRRKRSVHSGSIEETGDRQQQQQHRGG; this is translated from the exons ATGCAACAGGGCAGAGATGGCATTGTCTCTCTGCTCCGGAAGAACAAACATGGATTTGATATAGTCATCAGTGATGTTCATATGCCTGGCATGGACGGCTTCGAGCTCCTTGAACATGTTGGTTTTGAGATGGAGGACTTACCTGTTATCT TGATGTCTGTGGATGATTCAAAGAGCGTTGTTCTTAAAGGAGTCACGCACGGTGCCGTTGACTACCTAATCAAACCAGTACGAATGGAGGCACTCAAGAATATATGGCAGCATGTCGTTCGGAGGAAGAGGAGCGTACATTCTGGGAGCATTGAGGAGACAGGGGATaggcagcagcagcagcaacacaGAGGAGGGTAA